The Arachis hypogaea cultivar Tifrunner chromosome 14, arahy.Tifrunner.gnm2.J5K5, whole genome shotgun sequence genome has a segment encoding these proteins:
- the LOC112743518 gene encoding U2 small nuclear ribonucleoprotein A', with product MVRLTADLIWKSPHFFNAVKERELDLRGNKIPVIENLGATEDQFDTIDLSDNEIVKLENLPYLNRLGTMLINNNRITRINPNIGEFLPKLHTLVLTNNRIVNLVEIDPLASLPKLQYLSLLDNNITKKQNYRLYVIHKLKSLRVLDFKKVKNKERLEAKRLFDSREAIDEVQKSPPKRISPPETPNVPEVAEEQQTPKVVAPTPEQIIAIKAAIVNSQTLEEVARLEKALKSGQLPADFEGLNDNMVLDNAHEKHEETIQESKDQADGESDDTKEQKDTDTSPMEQE from the exons atgGTGAGGCTCACCGCTGATTTGATCTGGAAAAGCCCTCATTTCTTCAATGCCGTCAAAGAACGCGAGTTAGACCTTCGAG GCAACAAGATCCCTGTAATCGAAAACTTGGGAGCTACTGAG GATCAATTTGACACCATTGATTTATCTGACAATGAGATTGTGAAGCTAGAAAATTTACCCTATCTTAACCGGTTGGGAACTATGCtcataaataataatagaattacCAGAATTAACCCTAACATTGGAG AATTCTTGCCAAAGTTGCATACGCTAGTTCTCACGAACAACAGGATTGTCAACTTAGTCGAAATTGATCCCCTCGCGTCCCTTCCGAAGCTCCAGTACCTTAGCTTGCTAGACAACAACATTACGAAGAAGCAGAATTACAGGCTTTATGTTATTCACAAGCTGAAGTCTCTTAGGGTTTTAGATTtcaagaaagtgaaaaacaag gaaagattggaggcAAAGCGCTTGTTTGATTCAAGGGAAGCTATAGATGAAGTTCAAAAGTCACCGCCAAAAAGAATTTCACCTCCTGAAACTCCAAATGTTCCAGAAGTTGCTGAAGAACAACAGACGCCCAAAGTGGTTGCTCCCACACCAGAGCAAATCATTGCTATTAAG GCTGCCATTGTGAATTCACAGACCCTTGAAGAAGTTGCAAGACTTGAAAAG GCACTGAAGTCTGGTCAGCTTCCAGCCGATTTTGAAGGTTTGAATGACAATATGGTGTTGGATAATGCTCATGAAAAGCATGAGGAGACGATTCAAGAAAGCAAAGATCAAGCTGACGGTGAATCTGATGATACGAAAGAGCAGAAGGATACTGATACTTCTCCAATGGAACAG GAGTAG